The genomic interval GGGCGTTCTCGCGGTCCAGGCGCAGCCGGTCGGCATCCGGGCCCCAGAACTCCTCGTCCCGGTTCGCCGAGCCGAGGCTGGTCAGAACGAAGGCACCGGCCGGGATCACGACGTCACCGGCGGGGAACGGCCGCACGGTGATTCGCCGCAGCGCCTGCGTCGGCACGTCGTAGCGCAGCACCTCGTCGATCGCGTTGTCGATCAGCCCCGGTTCGGCGCGCAGCAACGCGAGCTGATCGGGATTGCGCAGCAGCGCCAGTGTCCCGTTCGCGATGAAGTTGACCGTGTTGTGGTAGCCCGCGAGGTAGATGAGTTCGACCTGCGCGACGAGTTCGTCGTCATCGAGGACGTCACCGTCGTCCTCGGCCGCGATGAGCGCCGACATCAGGTCGTCGGCGGGGTGGCCGCGTTTCCACGCGATGACCTCCCGCACGATCCCGGCCAGTTCCTCGTCCGCCGCGGTGAGCGCGCGCGCCAGCTCGGGATCGACACCGGGCTCGAAGGAGCGCGCCAAGACCGCGGCCAGCTCCCGCACCCGGACGTGATCGGTGTCGGGCATGCCGAGCATCGCGGAGATGACCTCGAACGGCAGCGGAAAGGCCAGCGCGGCAACCAGATCGGCGGTCCCCGCGGCGGCGATCTCGTCCAGCCGGGCCTCGACCAGTGCCGCGATCCGGGTCTCGAGCGCCTGCACCGCGCGGGGGGTGAACGCCTTGGTGACCAGTTTGCGCAGCCGGGTGTGCGTCGGCGGATCGCGGTCCAGCATCGACAACCCGCCCAGCCGCGGCGTGCCCACCCGGCCGTAGAGCTGCTCGTTCATATCGCGATAGCGGCCGGGCCCCAGATTCTCCAGTTCGACGGACTGCTCGGACCGCAGCATCGCCTGCACGTCGGCGTACCGGCCGAGGAACCAGAAGCCGAGCGGGTGCTCGTGCGCGGGCGACTCGGCCCGCAGCCGCGCGTACTGCGGATAGGGGTCGTCGGTGAAACCCGGTTCGAAGGGATTGAAGACGGCCGCGGTCGTCTGGCTCATGGTCGTGCTCCTCAGGGCTGTGCCGGCGCGGACTGCCGGCCGAGCACGTCGCGCAGCCGCCGCGCGTACTCGACGGGATGGGTGAAATGCGCGTTGTGGCCGCCGGGGAATGTCACGGCCGTGGTGTCGAGCGCGGCGGCCAGGGCATGGGCGCAGCGGCTGCCGAACAATGCCGGGTCGGTCGCCTCGCCCGCCGCCGCGACGATGGGCACCGGGGTGTTACGCAGCGCGGGGACATCCACCGGAGTGGTTCGCGCCTGCGGGATCTCGTTGGTCAGGATGAAGTCGAAGTTCGCGGTGCGCTGCCCCGCCACGGCCGGATCGGCGGCCCGCCCGGCATCGTGGTCGAGACTGTGCTGGACCCGATGTCGCGCGGCGGCGCCCGCGCCCAGCATCGCGGAGATGCGCACCACGGCGGCGGGCAGGCCGCGCTCGCGGTAGTCGGCCTCCAATTCCTCGAACGCGGCCACGTGTTCGGCCCGGTCCGCACCCGTGAGCAGCGCGGGCGCGAGTGGTTCGTGCGCGACCACCGTCGCGAACATCGCGGGCGCGGCGAGCACGGCATGCAGCGCGGGCAGTGCGCCGAGCGCGCAACCGAGCACATGTGCCGGTTGGTCGGTCAGCTCGGCCAGCAGCAGGCGCAGATCCTCGGCGTGGACGGCGACCGGCACCGCGGAGCCGGGCCGGTCCAGCGGACTGCGGGCGAAACCGCGCCGGTCGTAGGTGACGACCGTGAACGCGTCGCCGAGCCGGGCGGCGATCTCGGTGCTGCGCCGGACCTCACCGCCGCCGCTGTCGGAGATCAGCAGCAGCGGGCCCGTGCCGCGCAGTTCGTAGTGCAGGGTCGCCCCGGGCACTCGCACCGTGCCGGTGCGCAGGTCGGTAGTCATCGGCACTCCTTCACCGTCCGGCTCCGGCCGCACAACAATGTTCGCCGGAATGCTCGGGACAACGCTACAGTGATTTCATTGTCGGATCACGCTTTCCTAGGAAGGATACGAGCAATGACGGCAAAATACGATGTCATTGTTGTCGGAGCTCGCTGCTCGGGCGCGCCCACCGCAATGTTGTTGGCGCGCAAGGGCTATCGTGTGTTGCTGGTAGACCGGTCGACATTCCCCAGCGACACGGTGTCCACGCACATGGTGCAGGCTCCGGGGGTAGCGTTGCTCGAACAATGGGGTCTGCTGGGCCCGGTGGTCGCGGCGGGGACCCCGCCCATCGAGAAGTACACGTTCGATTTCGGGTTCGACAGCGGCCCCGTGCGGCTGTCCGGCACGGCCCGCACGGCCACCGGCCATGCCACCGCGTACGCGCCGCGCCGCACACTGCTGGACAAGATCCTGGTCGACGGGGCGGCGGCCGCCGGCGCGGAGGTGCGCGAGCACTTCACCGTCGAGGCGCCGGTGTTCGAGGACGGCCGGGTGGTCGGTGTCGTCGGGCACACCGCACGGGGCGCCTCGGTGCTGGAGCGGGCCCGCGTGGTCGTCGGCGCGGACGGCCGCGATTCCCGCATCGCCAGAGCCGTTGGGGCGCAACCGTACAACGAACACCCCAAGGGCCAGTACCAGTACTACACCTACTGGCGGGACCTGCCCGTCGACGGATTCGAGGTGGTGATCCGGCCCGGCCGGGTGTGGGCGGCGCAGCCCACGAACGACGGGCTCACCATGCTCGTGGTCGCGTGGCCGATGGCGCAGCGCAACGAGTTCCGGGCCGATATCGAGCGCAATTACCTGCGGACACTGGAACTCTCGCCGGAGTTCGCCGCCCGCGTGCGCGGCGCCACCCGGGTCGAGCCGTTCGTCGGCGCGGCCGTGGCCAACTACTTCCGCAAGCCCTACGGTCCCGGCTGGGCGCTGGTCGGCGATGCCGCCTACAACAAGGACCCCATCACCGCGCTCGGCATCACCGACGCCTTCCAGGGCGCGGAACTGCTGAGCACGGCGATCGACCGAACCTTCACCGCGACAGCGTCGTTCGACGAGGCGATGGCGGATTATCAGCGCATCCGGGACGCGCGCAACGAGGCGGTGTACGAGCACACCGCCCACCTGTCGCGGCTGGAGCCCGCCTCCGCCGATTTCGAGCGCCTGGTTCGCGCGATGCAGGGCAATCAGGAGGCGATGGACGCGTTCGCCGCGATCAACGCGGGCATCGTCTCCCCGGTCGAGTTCTTCGACGACGCCAACATCAATCGCATTCTCTGCGGGGTCCCGGCGGGGGCGCATCGGTGACGAGCGCGATGGCGGCCGCGGGGCACAGCTCGGCGGCCGCGCGCACCTCGGCACCATCCGCCGCCGCGCCCGCCACGAGCACGACCAGGCCCGCGTCGTCCTGATCGAAAACGCGCGGCGCGACCGAAACGCATTGTCCCGCACCGATACACCGGCTCCGGTCGACGGTCACCCCGCCGGGTTCCGCGCCGTCCGGCTCGCTCACCACCGCACCGGCAGCGCGTGCAGGCCGTAAATGCGCATGTCGTGCTTGTACGGCAGCTCGACGATGTCGGCGTCGAGGCGTAATCCCGGAATGCGGCGGAACACGGTGTGATAGGCGATCTGGAGTTCGACCCGGGCCAGCGCCTGCGCCAGGCACTGGTGCGGCCCGAAGGCGAAGGCCAGATGATGGCGCGCGGGCCGGGTGAGGTCGAGCACGTCCGGGTCGCCCTCGAAGACGCTGGGATCGCGGTTGGCGGACTCGATGGCCAGGATCAGTCCCTCGCCCGCGCGGATCAGCGTGCCGTCGACCTCGATGTCGTCGCGCGCCACCCGCCGCCTGCCGTGGTGGACGATGGTGAGATAGCGCAGGATCTCCTCCACCGCACCGGCGGTCGCCACGGGGTCGTCGGCCGCGCGGAACCGCCGCAGCTGTGGCGGATTCGCCAGCAGCGCCGCCACGCCCAGCGCGATCATGTTCGCCGTCGTCTCGTGCCCGGCCAGCAGCAGCACGCGGCCGATTCCGGCGATCTGCCGGTCGGACAGCTCGCCCTGCGCCACGAGGTGACTGAGAATGTCCGGGCCCGGCCGCGCCCGCTTGGCCGAGACGACCGCGCCGATCAGCCCGAGCATCTCGTCCGCGGCCGCCAGCGCCTGCTCGGCGGTGGACGTGGTGGAGATCGACGTGCCCGCCAGCCGCTGGAACCGCTCGCGCTCGTCGTAGGGCACGCCGAGCAATTCGCAGATCACCATCGACGGCAGCGGCAGCGCGTAGGCCGATACCAGATCGGCCGAGTCGCCGCCGCGCAGCATCGAGTCGATCAGGTCGTCGGCCATCCGCTGGATACCCGGGCGCAGGGATTCGATCCGCTTGATCGAGAAGTAGCTCGTCAGCATGCGCCGGTATCCGGCGTGCTCGGGGTCGTCCATGGACATGAACGTGTTGCCGCGCTTGACACTCGCGGCGAGCGCGACCGTCGAGAACGGATAGCCCGGCCGCGTCGCGTCGGCGCTGACCCGGGGATCGGCCAGCAGCGCGCGCACCGCGCGGTAGCCGGTCACCAGCCACGGCTCGCTGCCGTCCCAGATCCGCACCCGCGACACCGGCGGCGCCCGGCGCAGCTCCGGCGGCGGGTCGAAGGGGCAGCGCGCCTCGCGCGGCATCGGAAACGAACGCACATCGGCCGCCGGTTCGGTCATCTCGGTCTCCTCGTCCTCGCCCGCCCGGCCGCGCTCAGGCGAGCCGGGCCATCATGATCGATACGGCCGCGGGCGTGGGCACCACCCGCTCGACCTCGAATCCGGCCGCCGCCAGCAGTTCCCGGTGCTCTCGCTCGGTGCGCTCCTTGCCGCCGAACAGCGCCAGCAGATTCAGGTCGGTCAGGAAACCCAGGTTCGGGGCGTTGCCCTCGGGCAGCAGGATCTCGATCACCAGCAGCCGGCCCTCCGGCGACATCGCCTGCTTGATGTTGCCGAGAATGGTGCGGGCCTCGTCGTCGCTCCAGTTGTGCAGCACGTGCTTGAGAATGTAGGCGTCGCCGCCGGGCGGGACCGCGTCGAAGAACGATCCGGCCGTGATGGTGCAGCGGTCGCCGAAGGCGCTCAGCCGCTCCCGGGCGCCCTCGACCACCGGGGCGGTGTCGTACAGCACGCCGCGCGAACCCGGTGTCCGCGAGAGGATCTCGCCGAGCAGACGCCCGTTGCCGCCGCCGATGTCGACGATCACGGAATACGGCGAGAAGTCGTGGGAGGACAGCACCGCCCGCAGTGTCAGCCCCGAGACGCTGGTCTGCGAGTCGTCGAACACCTTGCCGAATTCCGGGTTGCTGCGGGTGAATTCGAAGAACGACATACCGCGCAGCGCGGGCACCACGGCCTTGCCCGTGCGCACCGCCTCGTCCAGGTGGGACCAGTGTTCGCGATGTTCCGGCGAACCGATGAACAGCGACCACGGCCGGATCGACACCTCGGCGTCCGAGCGCAGCGGGTCGGACAATTCGTTGAGGGCGAAGCGGCCGTCCGGCTCCATCCGGAACACGCCGCGGCTCGACAGCAGCCGGAGCAGCCGGAAGGTGGCGTCGGTGTCGGTGTCCGCGCGGGCGGCGATCTGCGCGGCGTCCAGCGGGCCGTCGGCCAGCACGTCGGCGATGCCCAGTTTGGCGGCGACGTAGATCGCCTGCGCGAACGATCCGTTGCCGATCATCTCCATGAGCGCCATCGGCGCCGGGACCTGCGGGACGGAATTCACGGCGGACCTCCCTCGAACGTGCGGGTTCCACGACAATGCGGCAAGGTTCCCTCGCATTGTTCGAGCTCCACAGTAGCCCACGAAGGCATTCCGGAGAAGGGCGGCGAAGCCTTCGGGCCGACATTCTCCGGGACACCGCGAGAATGTTTCGATGGCCCCTGCCGCGCTCGTCTTCTACGATGATCGAGGCGGGACGCCGCCCGCACCGCAGCCATCCGGTCGGTAGACGGGAGCATCAGATGCCCAGCACAGCAACCTATTCCGCGACACAGAGCGGCTCCGAGCAGTACGTGTCGAGGATTCTGTCGGCATTGACGGAACGGCCCGACGACATTGTGATCGACTGGCCCGGCGGCGGCCACACGCGACGGCAATGCGCCGACGCCATTGTGTCGGCGGCCGGTGTACTGGCCCGGTCGGGCATCGGACCCGGCCACACGGTCGCGGTCCTCGCGGGTTCGAACAGCCCGCTGATGCTGTTCGCGCGCCACGCCGCGAATCTCATCGGCGCCGCGGTGGTCTATCTGCGTTCCACCAACGCCGCCAGCTCGCTGGAACCGCTGCCGGACGATCAGCAACTCGGCATTCTCCGGGAGACGGGCGCGAGCTTCCTCGCCGTCGACGCCGCGCATCTCGAGCGCGCGCGGCGGCTGCGCGCCGCGCTGGACCACCGGCTCCACATCGGGGCGTACGGCGGCGGAGCGGGAGCGGTCGACCTCGCGGCGGGCGGCGCCGGCACACCCCCCGCCCCGTATCCGGCGGCGGCCGGCGATCTGGCCGTGATCACCTACACGACGGGCACCACGGGCCGCCCCAAGGGGATCTGCCGTTCCTATCGCGCCTGGCGCTACGCCGTCGAGACGATGCTCGGCGACGAACACACCGTCATGCTCGTGACGACACCGTTGAGCCACACCGTGGGTCCGATCGCCGACGCCGTGCTCAGCGCGGGCGGAAGGCTGCACGTGCTGGCGGGTTTCGAGCCGGGCGCGGTGCTGCGCGCGCTCGCCGCGCGGCGCGTCACCCGGGTCTTCTGGGCGACACCGCAGGTGTATCAGGTGCTCGATCATCCCGAGCTGCCCGGCACCGACCTGTCGAGCCTGAACACGTTGATGTACGGCGGGATACCGGCCTCGCCCGAGCGGCTGGCGCAGGCCGTCGGCGTGCTCGGGCCGATCCTCGTACAGTCCTACGGCACCACCGAATGCTGGGAGATCGGCCGGTTGGAGCGCGAGGATCACACCGACGCGCGGCGGCGCGGCTCGGTGGGGCGGCCGTCCTGGCAGGCGCGCGTGGTGGTCCGCGATCCCGACACCGGCCGCGACCTGGCCACCGGGGAGGTCGGCGAGATCTGCGTCAGCTCGCCCGGCATACTCACCGAGTACTTCCGCGATCCGGAGCGCACCGCGAACACCTTGCGGGGCAACTGGTTCCACACCGGCGATCTGGGGTATCTCGACGCCGACGGCTATCTGTACCTCGTCGATCGGCTACAGCATCGAATCAAGTTCGACGGCGTGAACGTCTATCCCGCGGAGGTGGAGAAGACGCTGCTCACCCATCCGGCGGTCGCGCAGGCGGCGGTGTTCGGCGCGCCGGACGCCGACCGGGTGGAGCGGATTCACGCGGCGGTGGTGCTCAAGCCGTCGGCCGACGCCACCGCCGACGCGCTGCGCGAGCATGTCCGCGATCGGATGTCGCCACGGCACGCGCCCGCGGTCGTGCGGTTCCGCGGCGAGCTGCCGGTCATCGGCTCCGGCAAGATCGACAAGCAGTTGCTGCGGCGCGAGGCCGCCACCCGGTGACCCGGGGCCGAATCAGCCGATGCGCGCGGCCAATTCGCGTTTGAGCACCTTCCCGCTCGGTCCCAGCGGGAATTCGTCCACGAACACCACGCGCCGCGGATACTTGTAGGCGGCCAGCCGATTCCGGCTCCAGGCGACGATCTCGGCGGCCGCCTGCCCGGGCGCCGCCGCGCCGTCGCGGGCGATCACGACGGCGCAGACCTCCTGGCCGAGCCGCTCGTCCGGCACGCCGATCACGGCGACCTGCGCGATGCGCGGGTGATCGATCAGCACGTCCTCGAGTTCCCGCGGATACACGTTGTATCCGCCGCGCAGGATCATGTCCTTCTTGCGGTCCACGACGACCAGGTAGCCGTCCTCGTCCTTGCGACCCAGATCGCCCGACCGGAACCAGCCGTCCACCAGCACCTCCGCGGTGGCGTCGGGCCGATTCAGATAGCCGGCCATGATGTTGTGCCCGCGCACCACGATCTCGCCGACCTCGCCGTCGGGCAGCAGTTCGATCCGGTCGTCCAGGTCGCTGCGCGCGATTTCCACCCGCACGCCCCAGATCGCCCGCCCGACGGTGCCCGGTTTCACCGGCGCGCCCCGATCGTTGTAGGCGACGACCGGTGAGGTCTCGGTCAGCCCGTAGCCCTCGTAGATCTCGCAGCCGAACACCGACCGGAACCGCCGCAGGGTGTGCGGGGACAGCGCCGCGCCGCCGCAGTAGGCGCGGTCCAGCACGGATTCGACGCCCGCGGCCGCCGCGTCGAGCAGGGCGAAGTACATCGTCGGCACCCCCATGAACACCGTGCAGCGTTCGGCCGCGAGCAGTTCCAGGGCGTGCCCGGCGTCGAACCGCGACATCAGCACCAGGGTCGCCCCGGCCCGGAAGCACACGCACATGCCGCAGATCTGGCCGAAGGTGTGGTGCAGCGGCAACGCGCCCAGCAACACGTCGGACGGGCCGAAGTCGAACGGGGACAGCATGGTGACGGTGATGTTGGTGACGAGGTTGGCGTGGGTGAGCAGCACACCCTTGGGTCGGCCGGTGGTGCCCGAGGTGTAGAGCACGACCGCCACGTCGTCCCCGGCGGTGCGCTCGTAGTCGGTCGTGGCGCCTGCCGGATCATCGTTTTCCGGCATCGCCGCGACCTCGAGGATCGCCACGCCCGCCGCCCCGGCGGCATCCTCGGCGCACGAGCGCAGCGCCGCCTCGGTCACCAGCGCCGCCGCCGCGCAGTCGCGCAGCAGGTAGGCGATCTCCCCCGGG from Nocardia wallacei carries:
- a CDS encoding methyltransferase, with translation MNSVPQVPAPMALMEMIGNGSFAQAIYVAAKLGIADVLADGPLDAAQIAARADTDTDATFRLLRLLSSRGVFRMEPDGRFALNELSDPLRSDAEVSIRPWSLFIGSPEHREHWSHLDEAVRTGKAVVPALRGMSFFEFTRSNPEFGKVFDDSQTSVSGLTLRAVLSSHDFSPYSVIVDIGGGNGRLLGEILSRTPGSRGVLYDTAPVVEGARERLSAFGDRCTITAGSFFDAVPPGGDAYILKHVLHNWSDDEARTILGNIKQAMSPEGRLLVIEILLPEGNAPNLGFLTDLNLLALFGGKERTEREHRELLAAAGFEVERVVPTPAAVSIMMARLA
- a CDS encoding alpha/beta fold hydrolase, with product MTTDLRTGTVRVPGATLHYELRGTGPLLLISDSGGGEVRRSTEIAARLGDAFTVVTYDRRGFARSPLDRPGSAVPVAVHAEDLRLLLAELTDQPAHVLGCALGALPALHAVLAAPAMFATVVAHEPLAPALLTGADRAEHVAAFEELEADYRERGLPAAVVRISAMLGAGAAARHRVQHSLDHDAGRAADPAVAGQRTANFDFILTNEIPQARTTPVDVPALRNTPVPIVAAAGEATDPALFGSRCAHALAAALDTTAVTFPGGHNAHFTHPVEYARRLRDVLGRQSAPAQP
- a CDS encoding long-chain-fatty-acid--CoA ligase, with the translated sequence MSVAAVLAETASRTGDATALVCGDDRVSYRTLWARASRFAARLRARGLGRGDRVALLLTNTAAFPVAYFGILAAGATVVPVNILLSPGEIAYLLRDCAAAALVTEAALRSCAEDAAGAAGVAILEVAAMPENDDPAGATTDYERTAGDDVAVVLYTSGTTGRPKGVLLTHANLVTNITVTMLSPFDFGPSDVLLGALPLHHTFGQICGMCVCFRAGATLVLMSRFDAGHALELLAAERCTVFMGVPTMYFALLDAAAAGVESVLDRAYCGGAALSPHTLRRFRSVFGCEIYEGYGLTETSPVVAYNDRGAPVKPGTVGRAIWGVRVEIARSDLDDRIELLPDGEVGEIVVRGHNIMAGYLNRPDATAEVLVDGWFRSGDLGRKDEDGYLVVVDRKKDMILRGGYNVYPRELEDVLIDHPRIAQVAVIGVPDERLGQEVCAVVIARDGAAAPGQAAAEIVAWSRNRLAAYKYPRRVVFVDEFPLGPSGKVLKRELAARIG
- a CDS encoding NAD(P)/FAD-dependent oxidoreductase — encoded protein: MTAKYDVIVVGARCSGAPTAMLLARKGYRVLLVDRSTFPSDTVSTHMVQAPGVALLEQWGLLGPVVAAGTPPIEKYTFDFGFDSGPVRLSGTARTATGHATAYAPRRTLLDKILVDGAAAAGAEVREHFTVEAPVFEDGRVVGVVGHTARGASVLERARVVVGADGRDSRIARAVGAQPYNEHPKGQYQYYTYWRDLPVDGFEVVIRPGRVWAAQPTNDGLTMLVVAWPMAQRNEFRADIERNYLRTLELSPEFAARVRGATRVEPFVGAAVANYFRKPYGPGWALVGDAAYNKDPITALGITDAFQGAELLSTAIDRTFTATASFDEAMADYQRIRDARNEAVYEHTAHLSRLEPASADFERLVRAMQGNQEAMDAFAAINAGIVSPVEFFDDANINRILCGVPAGAHR
- a CDS encoding cytochrome P450: MTEPAADVRSFPMPREARCPFDPPPELRRAPPVSRVRIWDGSEPWLVTGYRAVRALLADPRVSADATRPGYPFSTVALAASVKRGNTFMSMDDPEHAGYRRMLTSYFSIKRIESLRPGIQRMADDLIDSMLRGGDSADLVSAYALPLPSMVICELLGVPYDERERFQRLAGTSISTTSTAEQALAAADEMLGLIGAVVSAKRARPGPDILSHLVAQGELSDRQIAGIGRVLLLAGHETTANMIALGVAALLANPPQLRRFRAADDPVATAGAVEEILRYLTIVHHGRRRVARDDIEVDGTLIRAGEGLILAIESANRDPSVFEGDPDVLDLTRPARHHLAFAFGPHQCLAQALARVELQIAYHTVFRRIPGLRLDADIVELPYKHDMRIYGLHALPVRW
- a CDS encoding cytochrome P450, giving the protein MSQTTAAVFNPFEPGFTDDPYPQYARLRAESPAHEHPLGFWFLGRYADVQAMLRSEQSVELENLGPGRYRDMNEQLYGRVGTPRLGGLSMLDRDPPTHTRLRKLVTKAFTPRAVQALETRIAALVEARLDEIAAAGTADLVAALAFPLPFEVISAMLGMPDTDHVRVRELAAVLARSFEPGVDPELARALTAADEELAGIVREVIAWKRGHPADDLMSALIAAEDDGDVLDDDELVAQVELIYLAGYHNTVNFIANGTLALLRNPDQLALLRAEPGLIDNAIDEVLRYDVPTQALRRITVRPFPAGDVVIPAGAFVLTSLGSANRDEEFWGPDADRLRLDRENARAHLSFGAGSRFCLGSALARMEGRLAIGGLVGRFDKLRLDGEVRWNGRVNLRGPETLPISV
- a CDS encoding AMP-binding protein, with amino-acid sequence MPSTATYSATQSGSEQYVSRILSALTERPDDIVIDWPGGGHTRRQCADAIVSAAGVLARSGIGPGHTVAVLAGSNSPLMLFARHAANLIGAAVVYLRSTNAASSLEPLPDDQQLGILRETGASFLAVDAAHLERARRLRAALDHRLHIGAYGGGAGAVDLAAGGAGTPPAPYPAAAGDLAVITYTTGTTGRPKGICRSYRAWRYAVETMLGDEHTVMLVTTPLSHTVGPIADAVLSAGGRLHVLAGFEPGAVLRALAARRVTRVFWATPQVYQVLDHPELPGTDLSSLNTLMYGGIPASPERLAQAVGVLGPILVQSYGTTECWEIGRLEREDHTDARRRGSVGRPSWQARVVVRDPDTGRDLATGEVGEICVSSPGILTEYFRDPERTANTLRGNWFHTGDLGYLDADGYLYLVDRLQHRIKFDGVNVYPAEVEKTLLTHPAVAQAAVFGAPDADRVERIHAAVVLKPSADATADALREHVRDRMSPRHAPAVVRFRGELPVIGSGKIDKQLLRREAATR
- a CDS encoding ferredoxin; this translates as MSEPDGAEPGGVTVDRSRCIGAGQCVSVAPRVFDQDDAGLVVLVAGAAADGAEVRAAAELCPAAAIALVTDAPPPGPRRECD